A DNA window from Agrobacterium vaccinii contains the following coding sequences:
- a CDS encoding extracellular solute-binding protein, protein MPMKYLAIAVLALATTAAPCLAADTNMKNLDFDLSKVTRENFYDIVVPAAKAEGSVTMYNFAGSFADTWKELITSFEAKYGIKVSYSDVNGDQANQQLIAVHAAGQDSPVDAYFAGGGEYPLLSSKGVVGKIALTDILPNMANYDPVLAKNLFGKDHGGTYPLVHMNQTAIGYDSAFVKPEDLPKSFEELLTWAEKNPKRLGVTLPAKGGSGSGFIYSVALNYLTGDCRTQLTDYSKTLQEAEDWAMTSECLNPVWDYYKRLLPVAELTNGNADTLNLINNQQLYIGTVWEDQVMTFLGNKQLPESFRLTLLEKGQIGSGDAMFVPANAKHVAAALLLIDMAMSKEFQTWKLEHKASRSPRLDVTNDMMPKDAQVHVLPKEVYPRLSVPAFWDMAKALGEALDEKVLNQ, encoded by the coding sequence ATGCCTATGAAATATCTTGCGATCGCCGTGCTTGCGCTGGCGACGACGGCAGCGCCTTGTCTGGCGGCTGACACCAATATGAAGAATCTTGACTTCGATCTGTCGAAGGTCACGCGCGAAAATTTCTATGACATCGTCGTTCCCGCTGCCAAAGCCGAGGGCTCTGTGACGATGTATAATTTCGCCGGTAGTTTTGCCGATACCTGGAAGGAATTGATTACCAGCTTCGAAGCCAAATACGGCATCAAGGTCTCCTATAGCGACGTAAACGGCGATCAGGCGAACCAGCAGCTGATTGCCGTCCATGCAGCGGGCCAGGATTCGCCGGTGGATGCGTATTTCGCCGGTGGCGGTGAGTACCCGCTTCTGTCTTCCAAAGGTGTCGTGGGCAAGATTGCATTGACGGACATCCTGCCCAACATGGCCAATTACGATCCGGTTCTGGCAAAAAACCTGTTTGGCAAGGACCATGGCGGCACCTATCCGCTGGTGCACATGAACCAGACGGCGATCGGTTATGACTCGGCTTTCGTGAAACCCGAAGACCTGCCGAAAAGCTTTGAAGAGTTGCTCACTTGGGCGGAAAAGAACCCCAAGCGCCTCGGCGTCACTCTTCCGGCCAAAGGCGGTTCCGGCAGCGGTTTCATCTACTCGGTCGCGCTCAACTATCTGACCGGCGACTGCCGCACGCAGCTGACGGATTACAGCAAGACGCTGCAGGAGGCCGAAGACTGGGCGATGACGTCCGAATGCCTGAACCCGGTTTGGGACTACTATAAGCGCTTGCTGCCCGTTGCCGAATTGACCAACGGCAATGCCGACACGTTGAACCTCATCAACAACCAGCAGCTCTATATCGGCACGGTCTGGGAAGATCAGGTCATGACATTTCTTGGTAACAAGCAACTGCCCGAAAGCTTTCGTCTGACGCTGTTGGAAAAGGGTCAGATCGGCTCCGGCGATGCCATGTTCGTGCCTGCCAACGCCAAACACGTGGCCGCTGCCCTGCTTCTGATCGACATGGCGATGAGCAAGGAGTTCCAGACATGGAAGCTGGAACACAAGGCCTCGCGATCACCGCGTCTCGACGTCACCAATGACATGATGCCGAAGGATGCGCAGGTGCACGTCCTGCCCAAGGAGGTTTATCCGCGCCTCTCGGTTCCCGCCTTCTGGGACATGGCCAAGGCGCTGGGCGAAGCGCTGGATGAAAAGGTGCTCAACCAGTAG
- a CDS encoding Bug family tripartite tricarboxylate transporter substrate binding protein, with translation MSMKHFRIFAKALALGALFACQSVGAKAQETFEPSQVTITVPFAEGGGSDTLVRMIAPYLGKTLPGTPSIIVQNQPGGGGLPGTNQFFRSAEHDGSELLAMSSSVFMANLLRDRQVRFEIDSFIPVYLSPLGGVIYASEKTGATPGKGIEGVSAPLVYGAASPTSADVLVILALDLLGLEVKPVFGTQRGAARIAFERGEFNVDHQSPAAFNSNVKPLVASSQAVPLMSFGFADANGEIVRDPAFPQMQTFFELYRQTKGKDLDGPAKRAWIALFNASVSTGKALVLPAKTPESVRTAYVAAFEKIFADPEFVARAKTEIGDYPQSTGDIAMKQFSNAAKLDAEALPGLHNGIRPNSASNSTDPLDAGAYGCARFPEHFRTQNRFPLLQELLS, from the coding sequence ATGAGCATGAAACATTTTAGGATTTTTGCTAAAGCACTCGCCTTGGGCGCTCTATTTGCTTGCCAGAGTGTCGGTGCGAAAGCGCAAGAGACGTTCGAGCCATCGCAGGTGACAATCACCGTACCATTCGCAGAAGGTGGCGGTAGTGACACATTGGTTCGAATGATAGCACCCTATCTGGGTAAAACCTTGCCAGGGACGCCGTCCATCATCGTGCAGAACCAGCCAGGGGGAGGCGGCCTGCCGGGAACCAATCAGTTTTTCCGCAGCGCCGAACATGATGGAAGCGAGCTTCTCGCCATGTCCTCATCGGTGTTCATGGCAAACCTTCTGCGTGACAGACAGGTTCGGTTTGAAATTGACTCGTTCATTCCCGTCTATCTGTCGCCGCTTGGAGGCGTGATCTATGCTTCTGAAAAGACCGGTGCCACGCCTGGCAAGGGTATCGAAGGCGTTTCTGCGCCGCTGGTCTATGGGGCAGCTTCTCCGACATCCGCTGACGTTCTGGTAATTCTTGCGCTTGATTTGCTTGGGCTAGAAGTCAAACCTGTCTTTGGAACACAGCGCGGGGCCGCACGTATTGCGTTCGAACGCGGAGAGTTCAATGTCGATCATCAGTCGCCGGCGGCATTCAACAGCAATGTGAAGCCACTTGTCGCATCCAGTCAGGCAGTGCCTTTGATGAGCTTCGGCTTTGCCGACGCCAATGGAGAGATCGTCCGCGACCCGGCATTCCCGCAGATGCAGACATTCTTTGAGCTTTACCGCCAGACCAAAGGAAAAGATCTCGATGGGCCAGCAAAGCGCGCTTGGATTGCTTTGTTCAATGCGTCTGTCAGCACGGGAAAAGCGCTTGTTCTGCCAGCCAAAACGCCGGAGTCGGTTCGGACCGCCTATGTGGCGGCATTTGAGAAAATCTTTGCCGACCCTGAATTCGTCGCCAGAGCGAAAACCGAAATTGGCGACTATCCACAGTCCACCGGTGACATCGCGATGAAGCAGTTCTCCAACGCTGCAAAGCTCGACGCGGAGGCGTTACCTGGCTTGCACAATGGTATCAGACCAAACTCGGCGTCAAACTCAACTGATCCTCTCGATGCGGGCGCATATGGATGCGCTCGCTTTCCAGAGCATTTCCGGACACAAAACCGGTTTCCACTGTTGCAGGAATTGCTCTCATAA
- a CDS encoding alpha/beta hydrolase, with product MTSQTDRGAYVHKGTEIPDPQPPEGTTVLRDIAFGSHPRQCYDLYLPANAKPGLPVVFFAHGGAWVRRNKLAIRMMYVLEHGFALASTGYRLATDEPFPAQVQDFRSGAAHLVANADKYGIDPGRVFFAGASAGAYLASLAALATSEPEFGPVTPVRGVVSIYGPSDLIAMAGPMLGGLDHDAPDGPANQLLGYSVRDNPVLARRASPVTWISSEAPPFLVLHGDADRVVPFSQGVILDAHLRVAGVESQLIQLEGIGHGAPEFQQPPTTNTIIEFLQRHSV from the coding sequence ATGACATCTCAAACCGACCGCGGTGCCTATGTCCATAAAGGAACCGAGATTCCCGATCCACAACCCCCTGAGGGCACCACGGTGCTGCGGGATATCGCATTTGGGTCTCACCCCAGGCAGTGTTACGACCTGTATCTTCCGGCAAATGCGAAGCCGGGTCTTCCCGTCGTCTTTTTCGCCCACGGTGGAGCTTGGGTTAGGCGAAATAAGCTCGCCATACGGATGATGTACGTTCTGGAACACGGTTTTGCTCTTGCGAGTACGGGCTATCGTCTCGCCACTGATGAACCCTTTCCTGCACAGGTCCAGGATTTTCGAAGCGGAGCGGCCCATCTTGTTGCGAACGCTGACAAGTATGGGATCGATCCGGGACGCGTGTTCTTTGCTGGCGCCTCTGCTGGGGCCTATCTCGCCAGTTTGGCCGCACTTGCCACGAGCGAACCGGAGTTCGGACCAGTGACGCCAGTCCGCGGGGTCGTGTCGATTTACGGCCCAAGCGACCTGATCGCAATGGCAGGACCGATGCTGGGTGGGCTGGATCACGATGCGCCCGACGGTCCAGCCAATCAGCTCCTTGGCTACAGTGTTCGCGACAATCCAGTTCTTGCCAGACGTGCAAGCCCGGTAACCTGGATCAGTTCAGAGGCCCCGCCGTTTCTGGTGCTTCATGGCGATGCAGACCGGGTTGTTCCCTTCAGTCAAGGTGTCATTCTGGATGCTCATCTGCGGGTGGCAGGCGTGGAAAGTCAACTGATTCAGCTTGAAGGGATCGGTCACGGTGCCCCCGAGTTCCAACAGCCTCCAACCACGAATACAATTATCGAGTTTCTCCAGCGCCACTCTGTCTAA
- a CDS encoding IS5 family transposase (programmed frameshift) yields the protein MAMRRHELSDEEWAVIAPLLPNNSRGIERVDDRRVINGILWRFRTGSSWRDVPERYGPRTTLYNRFSRWRKAGVWDRLLDAVSKRYDGDILMIDSSCVRVHQHGANAKKGLSADPCMGRSRGGLTTKMHALVDADGRPVRLELTAGQAADAPMAEKLLGGLQPGATILADKAYDTDAIRDFAMQRKCWANIPAKSNRKQTFSFSRWVYRQRNLVERFFNRIKQMRGLATRYDRRADNYLAALKLAATRIWIASTNESVA from the exons ATTGCCATGCGCCGTCACGAATTGAGCGACGAAGAATGGGCTGTCATTGCACCGCTGCTGCCGAACAACAGCCGTGGAATTGAACGTGTCGATGACCGCCGTGTTATCAATGGCATCCTGTGGCGTTTCAGGACTGGTTCATCGTGGCGAGACGTGCCGGAGCGCTATGGTCCTCGCACGACGCTTTACAATCGGTTCTCCCGCTGGCGCAAGGCGGGCGTCTGGGATCGTCTTCTTGACGCTGTTTCAAAGCGTTACGATGGAGATATCCTGATGATCGACAGTTCTTGTGTTCGCGTTCACCAGCATGGTGCCAACGCTAAAAAGGGGCT CTCTGCCGATCCTTGCATGGGACGTTCCCGCGGCGGCCTGACGACGAAGATGCATGCTCTTGTCGATGCAGACGGCAGACCGGTTCGCCTGGAGCTCACGGCTGGTCAGGCTGCCGATGCTCCTATGGCCGAAAAGCTCCTGGGCGGCCTCCAGCCCGGCGCAACGATCCTTGCTGACAAAGCATACGACACCGACGCTATCAGGGACTTTGCCATGCAACGCAAATGCTGGGCGAATATTCCTGCAAAATCCAATCGAAAGCAGACATTCAGTTTCAGTCGTTGGGTCTACCGTCAGCGCAATCTCGTCGAGCGGTTCTTCAACCGTATCAAGCAGATGCGTGGCCTCGCAACGCGATACGACCGGCGCGCGGACAATTACCTCGCCGCCCTCAAGCTTGCCGCGACGAGGATATGGATCGCCTCAACTAATGAGTCCGTGGCCTAG
- a CDS encoding ROK family transcriptional regulator produces MTLDPKTRPKLDRRPLASGNERMILDIVRRYGPISRASITGHTNLTQQSVHRLIDGLLDRGLLRTGTPLKGTRGQPSPTIELVPEASYSLGISINTDSVVICIADFRCDIVVEEKLEMLPSDRKLTLAALSLALERLLGQYNIPREKLIGLGFSMSGFFVSQDRAFNAPEPLRDWSLMDLKPILEDRFRLPVWLENNATTGAIGESLRGVGSWCQTFAYLSFNYGFGGGLVLGGQPFYGFYGNAGEFSGIYNPDESHKRPALQYLIETLQKNAVEIHSIEALHRQFDPTWPGVEEWLVRTMPQVDRLVASLIAVIDPQAIVFGGQLPRKLGQMMIARVHMPSEREHRYGVGPQEAKLVLSETEGDPAAIGAALLPLRMRSFY; encoded by the coding sequence ATGACCCTCGACCCCAAAACGCGCCCGAAGCTCGATCGCCGTCCGCTTGCCAGCGGCAACGAGCGCATGATTCTGGATATCGTCAGGCGTTATGGACCGATCTCCCGGGCGTCGATCACCGGTCACACCAACCTGACGCAACAATCCGTGCACCGGCTGATCGACGGTCTGCTGGATCGCGGGCTGCTGCGCACCGGCACGCCGCTCAAAGGCACACGGGGCCAGCCAAGCCCGACCATAGAGCTGGTCCCGGAGGCCAGCTATTCGCTCGGCATTTCCATCAACACCGATTCTGTTGTGATCTGCATTGCTGATTTCCGCTGCGATATCGTAGTCGAGGAAAAGCTGGAAATGCTACCCAGTGATCGGAAGTTGACATTGGCTGCACTGTCTCTCGCCTTGGAACGCTTGCTTGGGCAGTACAACATCCCACGCGAAAAGCTGATTGGCCTTGGCTTTTCGATGTCGGGATTTTTTGTATCGCAAGACCGCGCCTTCAACGCGCCGGAGCCCTTAAGAGACTGGTCGCTGATGGATCTGAAGCCAATCCTCGAAGACAGGTTCCGCCTGCCGGTCTGGCTTGAAAACAATGCCACGACTGGGGCGATCGGCGAAAGCCTGCGCGGCGTAGGCTCATGGTGCCAGACCTTTGCCTATCTTTCCTTCAATTACGGTTTTGGCGGAGGTCTTGTTCTGGGCGGCCAACCGTTTTACGGCTTTTACGGCAACGCCGGCGAATTCAGCGGGATTTATAATCCGGACGAATCTCATAAGCGGCCTGCATTACAATATTTGATCGAGACACTCCAAAAAAACGCCGTCGAAATACATTCCATTGAAGCGCTACATCGGCAGTTTGATCCAACATGGCCCGGTGTCGAAGAATGGCTCGTTCGAACCATGCCTCAGGTGGACCGGCTCGTTGCCAGCTTGATCGCAGTTATAGACCCTCAGGCCATCGTCTTCGGAGGACAGTTGCCGAGAAAGCTCGGCCAGATGATGATCGCCCGCGTCCACATGCCCTCAGAGCGAGAGCATCGCTACGGCGTCGGTCCACAGGAGGCTAAACTGGTGCTCAGCGAAACCGAAGGCGATCCTGCCGCCATTGGCGCGGCCTTGCTGCCGTTGAGGATGCGATCCTTTTATTAG
- a CDS encoding ABC transporter permease: protein MRSLLRDRRVQLLVLLAPGVGYLLVFFGSPLLSALIGSFRLEDGSFTLSLYERIFTRPSMIRGLTTSIYYGVMPVIVSLAVSVPLALLIRKSFFGRKLFSGLYKLPMAVPGIIVGLMVIVVFERGGFMDRLFAPLGIALPKLVRDDWGIGVIIASVWKQIPFMTLIITSAFAAIPEDIRYASRTLGASRLKTFLFVEVPLAMPGITAAILLTFIGSMGSYAIPDIVGPPTARPLSVLMVQEFKQGRFNQVYAIGMVLSAFAILVLIAYYTLTSRIGVGQNRGDT from the coding sequence ATGCGCAGTCTTCTTCGCGACCGGCGCGTTCAGCTGCTTGTCTTGCTGGCACCCGGCGTCGGCTATCTCCTCGTTTTTTTCGGCAGCCCGCTTCTATCGGCGCTGATCGGCAGCTTCCGCCTTGAGGATGGCAGTTTCACCCTGTCTCTTTACGAGCGGATTTTCACCCGTCCTTCGATGATCCGCGGCCTGACGACCTCGATCTACTACGGGGTCATGCCGGTCATCGTTTCGCTTGCGGTTTCGGTGCCTCTGGCGCTTCTGATCCGCAAAAGCTTCTTTGGTCGAAAGCTGTTCAGCGGACTTTACAAGCTGCCCATGGCGGTGCCGGGCATCATCGTCGGCCTGATGGTCATCGTCGTTTTCGAACGCGGTGGATTTATGGACCGGCTGTTTGCGCCGCTGGGAATTGCATTACCGAAGCTCGTGCGTGATGACTGGGGCATCGGCGTCATCATCGCCAGCGTCTGGAAGCAGATCCCGTTCATGACGCTGATCATCACCAGCGCCTTTGCCGCCATTCCCGAAGATATCCGCTATGCGTCCCGCACGCTTGGTGCATCGCGGCTGAAGACCTTTCTGTTCGTGGAGGTGCCGCTGGCCATGCCCGGTATCACCGCCGCCATTCTTCTCACCTTCATCGGTTCCATGGGCTCTTATGCCATCCCGGATATTGTCGGCCCGCCGACGGCCCGTCCGCTGTCCGTTCTCATGGTGCAGGAGTTCAAACAGGGCCGGTTCAATCAGGTCTACGCGATTGGCATGGTGTTGAGCGCTTTCGCCATTCTGGTCCTCATTGCCTATTACACGCTGACATCCCGCATCGGTGTTGGCCAGAACCGGGGAGACACGTAA
- a CDS encoding ABC transporter permease, with product MAAVITETQGLPRRRTFLPQDRIFVSIGLYTALGLAILVPLALMFLWSVADGWAPPLVVPKDYTTARWASILGDSGLIRAAFNSIVIAFVVTFATAAIALPTAWAMARFPFRLKRVVEIFILAPIIIPGIVVAVGIGQVFMVMGLAYSVPGVILVQIVGTLPLMIRLMTAALETIPDDLIHAARSLGAGTFGIVFHIILPLAVPVLLAGGLMSFIGSFEEFDKSFIVGAPVVETLPIKLYMFLDPYSMQLPLASIVSFILLLPALVVFIIAGRILRDDLMAAGMGKL from the coding sequence ATGGCCGCCGTCATCACCGAAACCCAGGGTCTTCCCCGTCGCCGCACCTTCCTCCCGCAAGACCGCATTTTTGTTTCGATCGGGCTCTACACGGCGCTGGGCCTTGCCATTCTGGTGCCGCTTGCCCTGATGTTCCTGTGGAGCGTGGCCGATGGCTGGGCTCCGCCGCTGGTCGTGCCAAAGGACTATACGACAGCGCGTTGGGCCAGCATTCTGGGCGATAGCGGCCTGATCCGCGCTGCCTTCAACAGCATTGTCATCGCCTTTGTGGTCACCTTTGCAACGGCTGCGATTGCCCTGCCCACAGCCTGGGCCATGGCTCGGTTTCCATTCCGGCTGAAGCGGGTGGTGGAAATCTTCATCCTCGCGCCGATCATCATTCCGGGCATTGTGGTTGCCGTGGGCATCGGGCAGGTTTTCATGGTCATGGGTCTTGCCTATTCGGTTCCCGGCGTCATCCTCGTTCAGATCGTCGGCACCTTGCCGTTGATGATCCGGCTGATGACAGCGGCGCTGGAAACCATTCCCGACGACCTCATCCATGCTGCGCGTTCGCTGGGTGCGGGCACGTTCGGCATCGTCTTCCACATCATTCTGCCGCTTGCCGTGCCGGTGCTGCTGGCGGGTGGCCTGATGTCGTTCATCGGCAGCTTCGAGGAATTCGACAAGTCCTTCATCGTCGGCGCACCGGTCGTTGAAACCTTGCCGATCAAGCTCTACATGTTTCTCGACCCCTATTCGATGCAGCTGCCGCTGGCCTCCATCGTCTCCTTCATCCTGCTTCTCCCCGCCCTTGTCGTCTTCATCATCGCTGGTCGCATTCTGCGCGACGACCTGATGGCGGCAGGCATGGGGAAACTCTGA
- a CDS encoding LysR substrate-binding domain-containing protein, whose amino-acid sequence MRYDNLDDNVRISWTFAQLRVVEAAIRNNSFERAAEEFNVTPSAISQQVSKFEKMLGARLFDRHARGVDATPKAAELAQRVGVAVDIVERALEDFAEESASGPVRLRIYQTWATRWFIPRLSALHQEWPDVRVQFETGMQNVDFSKSDIDFSVQFMPNADAGVLATPLFPQILVPVCTAGVAARLNTLDDLRDQPLIASANRPDDWPVWLSAMGFKQVAPQPNLIFSNSTLAYQAALAGSGIVMAQAHLIESEIIVGTLVAPFPTGIDSGKVIALVEPKGVRLRPAARAFKKWILAEAPTAGSMPLFLDAIL is encoded by the coding sequence TTGCGCTATGACAATCTGGATGACAACGTGCGTATATCATGGACATTTGCCCAGCTTCGGGTCGTGGAGGCAGCGATCCGCAATAACAGCTTCGAGCGGGCTGCCGAAGAGTTCAACGTAACGCCAAGTGCCATCAGCCAGCAGGTGTCAAAATTCGAGAAGATGCTGGGTGCGCGCCTCTTCGACAGGCATGCGCGCGGCGTTGATGCGACACCAAAAGCTGCAGAACTGGCGCAACGCGTGGGCGTAGCGGTGGACATTGTCGAGCGTGCTCTCGAGGATTTTGCTGAAGAGAGTGCCAGTGGGCCCGTCCGTCTTCGCATTTACCAGACCTGGGCGACTCGCTGGTTTATCCCCAGACTGTCAGCCTTACATCAGGAGTGGCCGGACGTTCGCGTTCAATTCGAAACCGGCATGCAAAATGTCGACTTCAGCAAGTCGGACATCGATTTCTCCGTGCAGTTTATGCCGAATGCAGACGCCGGAGTGCTGGCAACACCGCTTTTCCCTCAAATCCTTGTTCCGGTGTGCACAGCCGGGGTGGCCGCGCGACTGAACACACTCGACGATCTTCGTGATCAGCCCCTCATTGCATCTGCGAACCGACCAGATGATTGGCCAGTGTGGTTGAGTGCTATGGGATTTAAGCAGGTAGCGCCGCAACCAAACCTTATTTTCAGCAACTCGACACTGGCTTATCAGGCGGCCCTTGCGGGAAGCGGAATTGTCATGGCCCAGGCTCATCTCATAGAAAGCGAGATCATAGTGGGCACACTGGTGGCGCCCTTCCCGACCGGCATTGACAGCGGGAAGGTTATTGCTCTGGTCGAACCAAAGGGCGTTCGGCTTCGCCCCGCAGCCCGTGCATTCAAGAAGTGGATACTTGCGGAGGCCCCGACAGCTGGTTCCATGCCGCTATTTCTCGATGCTATTCTTTAG
- a CDS encoding ABC transporter ATP-binding protein: protein MSELDINNITKDYGASRALHPVSISVERGEFVTILGPSGCGKSTLLRILMGISEPSGGEIWLGGKRIDQAPPEARDIAMVFQSYALFPHMSVAKNLGFGLRMKKVPRDERTRRIAHALDICNLTALVDRMPRQLSGGQQQRVALARAIVMQPSLLLFDEPLSNLDAKLRDTLRHELTELHKRIGATSIYVTHDQAEAMAMSDRIVVMNAGHVVEIGTPPELYRAPKHAFTAGFLGQTNLLPVTTDGTEEARLPWGQLVTLDGRAAGPAQISVRPENIVIAADTNGAGTVSAVSFMGPNALYTVEIGNEQIRINQSGAVCLIDVGSRVSVQFPGLVHLLDDQPVKEAA, encoded by the coding sequence ATGAGTGAACTCGACATCAACAACATCACCAAGGACTATGGCGCAAGCCGTGCGCTCCACCCCGTGTCGATCAGCGTGGAGCGCGGCGAATTCGTCACGATCCTCGGCCCCTCCGGCTGCGGAAAATCAACGCTTCTGCGTATCCTCATGGGGATCAGCGAACCATCTGGCGGTGAAATCTGGCTGGGTGGCAAACGCATCGATCAGGCGCCGCCCGAAGCGCGCGATATCGCCATGGTCTTCCAGTCCTATGCGCTTTTTCCGCACATGTCGGTCGCCAAAAATCTCGGATTTGGTCTGCGCATGAAGAAAGTGCCCAGGGACGAACGTACCCGCCGCATCGCCCATGCGCTGGACATCTGCAATCTGACGGCTCTCGTGGACCGCATGCCGCGGCAACTGTCAGGCGGTCAGCAGCAGCGCGTGGCGCTGGCGCGCGCCATCGTCATGCAGCCCAGCCTGCTGCTGTTCGACGAGCCTCTGTCGAACCTCGACGCCAAGCTGCGCGATACATTGCGCCACGAGCTGACCGAACTGCACAAAAGAATAGGCGCCACCAGCATTTACGTGACGCATGATCAAGCCGAAGCCATGGCTATGTCGGATCGGATCGTCGTGATGAATGCAGGTCATGTGGTGGAGATTGGCACCCCGCCCGAGCTTTACCGTGCGCCCAAACACGCCTTCACGGCGGGTTTTCTGGGACAGACCAACCTGCTCCCCGTCACGACTGATGGCACCGAGGAGGCGCGTTTGCCCTGGGGTCAGCTTGTCACTCTGGACGGACGGGCAGCAGGTCCGGCGCAAATCTCCGTGCGACCGGAAAACATCGTCATCGCTGCCGATACCAACGGTGCGGGCACGGTGTCTGCCGTTTCGTTCATGGGGCCGAATGCGCTCTACACTGTCGAAATCGGCAATGAACAGATACGCATCAACCAGTCTGGTGCCGTATGCCTGATTGATGTCGGAAGCCGCGTATCGGTGCAATTTCCGGGTCTGGTCCATCTTCTCGATGACCAACCGGTGAAGGAGGCTGCATGA
- a CDS encoding glycerophosphodiester phosphodiesterase family protein produces the protein MSQTRPASFPASNVCDVRALSSRSNPAILTIAHRGCWKTTAENSLASVRAAVAAGVEMIEIDTQSTADGRLVVIHDETLDRTTTGTGTVSALSFDIVRAAKLRAGAGGKDAAITDECVPTLEELLEEIRGKITVNIDTKFTRDLPQVMETVLKLGIQDQVLVKTDIDPQAAHFDILDADWFGKIPHMPMFDVRPGHFVDDLRKIEALRAPMIEVKFSDIADLAAGREELERQNIRLWINTLDVSYCLDFNDTRALADPDDVWAPLVQAAVGAIQTDEVDAFKNWLHISGHHGGK, from the coding sequence ATGTCTCAAACACGTCCCGCCTCCTTTCCAGCCAGCAACGTCTGCGACGTCCGGGCTCTATCCTCGCGAAGCAACCCGGCCATCCTGACGATCGCCCATCGCGGGTGCTGGAAAACCACGGCGGAGAACTCTTTGGCGTCGGTGCGCGCGGCTGTTGCGGCGGGTGTCGAGATGATCGAGATCGATACGCAGTCCACGGCGGATGGTAGACTTGTCGTCATTCACGACGAGACGCTCGACCGCACGACGACGGGAACGGGAACGGTCAGCGCGTTGTCGTTCGATATCGTTAGGGCGGCGAAGCTGCGGGCAGGGGCTGGCGGCAAGGATGCAGCCATTACCGACGAGTGCGTGCCGACACTGGAGGAGTTGCTGGAAGAAATCCGCGGCAAGATCACCGTCAACATCGACACCAAATTCACGCGCGATCTGCCGCAGGTGATGGAGACGGTGCTGAAGCTCGGTATTCAGGATCAGGTGCTGGTCAAAACCGACATCGATCCGCAAGCTGCACATTTCGATATTCTCGATGCAGACTGGTTCGGCAAGATACCGCATATGCCGATGTTCGACGTGCGACCCGGCCACTTTGTTGACGATCTGCGCAAGATCGAGGCGCTGCGTGCGCCGATGATCGAAGTGAAGTTCTCCGACATCGCCGATCTCGCCGCAGGCCGCGAAGAACTGGAGCGTCAGAATATCCGTCTCTGGATCAACACGCTCGACGTTTCCTATTGCCTCGATTTCAACGATACCCGCGCGCTCGCCGATCCAGATGATGTGTGGGCCCCACTTGTGCAGGCAGCCGTGGGTGCCATACAGACTGACGAAGTGGATGCTTTCAAAAACTGGCTGCACATTAGCGGCCATCATGGTGGTAAGTGA
- a CDS encoding J domain-containing protein produces the protein MTHDSKIFVGLRSARKRSPSVSESTGPKCQWDGCEKSGSHRAPVGAGAEGLYMLFCLEHVTAYNKGYSFTALPSNPNVARYQKEATTGARPTWGTKVSAATEAPLPSSVRSGSAKVINARKGDGKGQTKIGAQQRKLKVLEAKAFEILGLSPQATSQEIKSRYKERLKMHHPDANDGDRNSEDALRSSIEAYRILKLNGFC, from the coding sequence ATGACGCATGATTCGAAAATATTCGTAGGTCTTCGGTCCGCTCGCAAACGCTCGCCTTCGGTCAGCGAATCCACAGGCCCAAAATGCCAATGGGACGGGTGTGAAAAGAGCGGTTCTCACCGCGCGCCCGTGGGAGCGGGTGCTGAAGGTCTTTACATGCTGTTCTGTCTTGAGCATGTGACTGCCTATAACAAGGGATACAGTTTCACGGCACTACCATCTAATCCCAACGTAGCCCGTTACCAGAAAGAAGCGACAACGGGTGCGCGCCCGACCTGGGGAACAAAGGTTAGCGCGGCAACTGAAGCTCCTCTACCGTCTTCAGTTCGTTCAGGCTCGGCAAAAGTGATAAATGCTCGGAAGGGCGACGGGAAAGGGCAAACGAAGATCGGAGCCCAGCAAAGAAAGCTCAAGGTACTGGAAGCCAAAGCTTTCGAAATACTCGGCCTTTCTCCCCAGGCTACATCCCAAGAAATCAAGAGCCGTTACAAAGAGCGACTCAAAATGCACCATCCCGACGCTAATGACGGAGACCGCAATTCGGAGGATGCACTTCGATCCTCGATTGAAGCGTATAGAATTCTTAAACTGAACGGTTTTTGCTAG